TATGTCCCCTCTTTCTGCCGGATGCAATGCTCTTCGTTCTATAAGGAAAAGGCGTTCAAGCCACTGGTTGATATAGCAGGCTCATTATAAAGGATAGAGAGACGTTTTGCCAGTGAGAGGTATTTCTTCGCTTTTAGCATTGGTAATAGTACTGTGTTCTCAATTTGCTATGTAGAGGTATAATAAACATAGAGCAGTATGCGCACCTGATCTTTTACTGCCGGGTTTGTGCGCGGGTGTAAAGCTGTTTTTACTACAATTTTCAAAGTAAATAATTAAATATTTTTTATTAAAAAACTCGTAAATATCAGTTTACTTCCCTCTCAATCTCACAACTTGACTGACAAGCAGCAAAAATAAGAGATAGAAGACTAGTGATCACCAGGAAGAATTTCTAGTGCAGAAATTATAAGATTCCTTCAAAAGCATATTGACATCCATACCGGTATATGTTAACATAAGTTCATAAGATGGTGTACTGGGGAGCTCTTAATCTCTAACTTCAAGTTACAGATTCCCTTTCAAAAAGGAATACCGGAAATGATGTATAAAGAATAGGGGCATTCCCCGAATCAGGCAATCCATCTCACAAAAATAGGGTAATTCCCCCCACACTCTAAGAAAGGAACACGAACAAATCATGGCTACAATCGAAGCGGCAAATGTCGGGAAAGCCGTGGCCGCTCGAGTAGGGACCAATATCCGCGAGGTGCGAACCAAGCTCGGCCTTACTCAAGCGCAACTGGCTGCTCCCGAATTTTCCATTTCTTACATCTCAGCTATTGAGCGCGGAAAGATCCGGCCATCGCTCAAGGCACTTTCCATCCTTGCAAAGAGGCTTGATGTACCGTTAACCTTTTTGTTAGAAGGATCCCCTGCTGGTGCTGCCGAGGCGCGTGCTGTCGGCTATTCTCCGGCGGACTCCGGGCCAGATCAAAGAATCGATGTGGATCTCTTGCAGGCCAGTGTACTGGTTCACCAGCACCTGTACCAGCAAGCTGCGGAAATATTGGCGCCAATTCAGCCAGAACGTATTACGACCGACCAGGTGTATCGACTGTACCTGCTGCGAGGGCAAATCCATTTAGGCTTGAATGAGAATCAAGAAGCTGTCGTGGATTTACGCGCGGCGGTCACGCAAGGAGAAGGCCTTAACGATATCGAATATATCGAAAGGGCGCGCAATCTCCTGGGCAGGGCCTACTTCCTGCTGTATAACTATACCCTGGCTATGGAAAATCACTTGCGCTGCAATAGTGCCATCGAAAGCGGCCACATTACAGATCCAATTTTTGCTCTTGATGTCTATAGTAATCTTGCCAATGATTATTTCCGGCATGGAGATCTCGAGAAAGCCGTCAGCTTTTATCACAAGGCGTTAGAGACCCTCGAGGGCATGAACCGGGATAGTAAGAGCTTTGCGCAAAAGTACATGGAGGTTGGGCAGCACTATAAGTCCGTTGGCAAACTCTCAATGGCCCACGATTATATGATGAAGAGCCTGGCGATTTATGAGATGCGCGATGAGCAGCGGCTCGTCGGCCTGACCCATCAACGCCTCGGCAAGACACTCGAGCGCCAGAATAACCTGGATGCGGCAGAAAAGGAATATCGAGAAGCCATCGATATCGAGCAGGAACTCGACGATGATGTCTCGGCTTCCATTTGCCACACCAGCCTGGCCGAACTCTTGTTGAAGCGCGGGCAAACAGCAGAGGCCGAGAACGAAGCTCAGGAAGCGCTCGACTTCGCGAGGAAGAGCGGGGATGCTCAGACCCAGGGTCAGGCCCTTATCGCTCTGGCGCAGATCCGGCACGCTGCTAACGACTACGCCGGTGCGGATCAGCTCTTCACACAAGCGCTGGACCTGCTCGATTCATCGAATGCGCATGAGATTGCCGCGGGAGCCTACTTCCGCTATGCCAACTTGTTGGAACAGCGCGGAGAGGTGCAGCGCAGTTTGAGTGCGATCAAGAAGGCCTATGAACACCAGCGTCAGGGCAATCGCGGCGACCTGGAATAAATAAATGCAGCGCCGAGAACACATCGGGTAGGGAAATATCCTTGTCAGCCGGTGTGAGATTGCCGCAAGATAGCTTACGACGCAAGGCGACCATCGCAAAAAAGTAAGGTGATCGCCAAGCAGAAGGCAAAAACACATAAGCCCCTTCCTGTCGAAAATACAGGACGTTATAACGTATAATAGAGTGGTAGGGGCTTATGTGTTTTTGCCTTTCATTTTTAGAGATTTTGTATGCAAAACATGTAAAATACCTTCAAATTTTGCAAGATCCTGGCTTCTGGGAGGGTTTCGCGAATGCTATTCTCTGCTCACAATCTTCGTTATCATATAGAAGATTGTTATTCATCCTTTTGTAGTTTCTTACAGCGGCGCGCAAAGTTCTATTTACGGCAATTAGCGCATGACTCCATGGAAGTAGATGAGGTCGTTGATCATATTATCGAGCAACTTACTCGTCTTGGCCTGATAGGCGCCAGGGATAATGAGCCTCCAACTCTACTCGAGCAATTGACCGATGCCCAGTTTCTCGCCTTTCTTAACCGGAGTATCAAGAATAAAGCGATTGATCGATTGCGCAAGAAGCGCTTGCAGATAAGTCCGGCTGCGGACCTCGAGAGCTATGGAGAAGTGGAGGAAGAAAAAGACCCGTTCGAGGATAAAGTAGAAACGGCCTGGAGCAAGCCTCCATTCGCAACGCCTGAAGAAGCGGCACTCGAGGCGGCAAAAAATACGCTCTTGTTCGTTCTCCTTAAGGAGTGCATCAGGTTATTAGGGAATGCGCCGCATCAATTGCTGGCCCTGGAGCAGGAATTTGAGGAGCTGGGCGTGGAAGAACTGGTTCAGTTCATGCATAAAGAGTTCGATGCACAACTTACCAATGTAGAACCGGACCATATGAGCCAGCATAAGGACCATGCGCACAAGAAGTTAAGGATTTGTTTGCAAGGCAGCAGTAACAATTTGAGAGTTCTCGTTGCCTTACGTTTATCACAATATGCGCAACGTGTCACCAAAACAGGTGAAATATCAGTTTCGATCCGGCAACTTATGAAGGATACACAAGGAAAACAAGATTTGTCTGACCAGGAAGTCAAGCGCGCCCTGGAGTACCTGGTCTCCAGGGGATTGCTGAATTGGCAAGGCGAAGAAATAGTGCGCTTTTCCTCTGCCCAGGCAAAGCGTATAGCGCGCTACTATGAAAAAGATGACGAGCAATAGCAACCCTGGAGGAAAACCTATGGCTGAAAAAAATGGATTCGATAATATACAGCTTGCACAATGGCTACAACAAGTATTAGCGACACCACCGGGGCAGGTGCAAACACAGATTGATTCTTTACGTGATGAAGGGGAGCTTGCAGGGAATTATCATCCTCAATTCTATACGCAATTACCAAATTTTGCGATGGCTCTATTGAAAAATGAACCCTATGTAATCTTGCGTTATGCTCCTCTCATATATCATTTAATAGGGTGTCGAACCTGTCATACTGCATACCTGGAAATCTATGATGCAATGAAAGCAGCTATCCAGCCGGATATACCGGCTATTGAGGTGGAAGAGGATGAGCAAATGCATTCCATGGTCAATGTTCCTGTACGCATGGTGGAATTGCTGTGCGAATTGCTGATCGACCAGGCCGGTGCTTTACTCAGGCAGGGGCGCCACGAACATACAGATAACGATGTGCGGGCGCGCGCACTCTTGCAACAGGCTATCTACATCAGCCTGCATATCAAGCAGAATAATATGCGGCAACATGCCCTGCGGAACCTGGTGGAAGTCGCTTCGTTGGCAGATACTACTCCCGATC
This window of the Ktedonobacteraceae bacterium genome carries:
- a CDS encoding tetratricopeptide repeat protein — translated: MATIEAANVGKAVAARVGTNIREVRTKLGLTQAQLAAPEFSISYISAIERGKIRPSLKALSILAKRLDVPLTFLLEGSPAGAAEARAVGYSPADSGPDQRIDVDLLQASVLVHQHLYQQAAEILAPIQPERITTDQVYRLYLLRGQIHLGLNENQEAVVDLRAAVTQGEGLNDIEYIERARNLLGRAYFLLYNYTLAMENHLRCNSAIESGHITDPIFALDVYSNLANDYFRHGDLEKAVSFYHKALETLEGMNRDSKSFAQKYMEVGQHYKSVGKLSMAHDYMMKSLAIYEMRDEQRLVGLTHQRLGKTLERQNNLDAAEKEYREAIDIEQELDDDVSASICHTSLAELLLKRGQTAEAENEAQEALDFARKSGDAQTQGQALIALAQIRHAANDYAGADQLFTQALDLLDSSNAHEIAAGAYFRYANLLEQRGEVQRSLSAIKKAYEHQRQGNRGDLE